The following coding sequences are from one Pelmatolapia mariae isolate MD_Pm_ZW linkage group LG4, Pm_UMD_F_2, whole genome shotgun sequence window:
- the bglap gene encoding osteocalcin: MKIVAILALCFLVVICVASDAATNPQPAGDNPAEDGLFVEREQASTVVRQKRAPGQLSLVQLESLREVCEANVACEHMMDINGIIAAYTAYYGPIPY, translated from the exons atgaagatCGTGGCTATCCTGGCTCTCTGCTTCTTGGTAGTTATCTGTGTCGCTTCAG ATGCTGCCACCAACCCTCAGCCTGCTGGTGACAACCCTGCTGAGGATG GTTTGTTTGTGGAGAGGGAGCAGGCCTCCACGGTGGTGAGGCAGAAGAGAGCTCCTGGACAGTTATCCTTGGTACAGCTGGAGAG CCTGAGAGAAGTGTGTGAGGCCAACGTGGCTTGTGAGCACATGATGGACATAAACGGCATCATTGCCGCCTACACTGCCTACTATGGACCAATCCCCTATTAG
- the mgp gene encoding matrix Gla protein isoform X2: protein MRSLLRLLALCAAVSLCVCYDLFVPPNRANSFIPPQRGNVYIPSRGNGFGSYNFRRTFKSPAERRAEICEDYSPCRFYAYHHGAQQAYNRYFGAGSQPRRPGVTRRY from the exons ATGAGGAGCCTTCTTCGTCTTCTGGCACTCTGTGCTGCAGTCTCTCTCTGCGTCTGCTATG ATTTGTTTGTGCCTCCAAACCGAGCCAACTCATTCATCCCACCACAGAGAGGCAACGTATACATCCCATCCAGAGGGAATGGCTTCGGCAGTTACAACTTCAGGAG GACGTTCAAGTCTCCAGCAGAAAGACGCGCAGAGATCTGCGAGGACTACTCCCCCTGCCGCTTCTATGCCTATCACCATGGCGCCCAGCAGGCCTACAACAGATACTTTGGCGCTGGAAGTCAACCACGGCGGCCTGGTGTGACTCGCCGATACTAA
- the mgp gene encoding matrix Gla protein isoform X1, with protein sequence MRSLLRLLALCAAVSLCVCYESHESTESTEDLFVPPNRANSFIPPQRGNVYIPSRGNGFGSYNFRRTFKSPAERRAEICEDYSPCRFYAYHHGAQQAYNRYFGAGSQPRRPGVTRRY encoded by the exons ATGAGGAGCCTTCTTCGTCTTCTGGCACTCTGTGCTGCAGTCTCTCTCTGCGTCTGCTATG AGTCTCATGAAAGCACAGAATCCACTGAAG ATTTGTTTGTGCCTCCAAACCGAGCCAACTCATTCATCCCACCACAGAGAGGCAACGTATACATCCCATCCAGAGGGAATGGCTTCGGCAGTTACAACTTCAGGAG GACGTTCAAGTCTCCAGCAGAAAGACGCGCAGAGATCTGCGAGGACTACTCCCCCTGCCGCTTCTATGCCTATCACCATGGCGCCCAGCAGGCCTACAACAGATACTTTGGCGCTGGAAGTCAACCACGGCGGCCTGGTGTGACTCGCCGATACTAA